CGCTTCCACGTCTTCGAGACGCACCAGGTAACTGCCATTCAGCACGGCGTGCGCCTTGGCGCCCTTGATCAAATACTGCACCGCGCGCGGGCCGGCCCCCCAGGTGACCCAGCGGGTAATCCAGTCCGGCGTCTTTTCGCCTTTGGGGCGGGACATCCGCACCAGGTCCACCACGAAATCATACACATGATCCGGCACCGGCACGCGCTGCACGAGTTCCTGGTACTCCATCACCTTGGCGCCATCAATCAGCTTGCGCAGTTTGGCGGGCGGTGCGCTGGTGGTTTCCCGCGCGATGCGGCGCTCTTCCTCGATGCTGGGGTACTTCACATTGATGAAGAACATGAAGCGGTCCAACTGCGCTTCCGGCAGGGGATACGTGCCTTCCTGCTCAATCGGGTTCTGCGTGGCCAGCACGAAGAACGGCAGCGGCAGCGGGAAGTTCTTGCCGACGGCGGTGACTTTGAATTCCTGCATGGCCTCCAGCAAGGCGGACTGCGTCTTGGGCGGCGTGCGATTGATTTCGTCCGCCAGTACAATGTTGGCGAACACGGGGCCCTTCACGAACTCGAAGGCGCGCCGACCGGGCTGGTCGGTCTCCTGCAAAATATCGGTGCCGGTGATATCGGACGGCATCAGGTCGGGCGTAAACTGAATGCGGCTGAAATCCAGCGACATCACATTGGCCAGGGAATGCACCATCAGCGTCTTCGCCAATCCGGGCACGCCCATCAATAGACCATGTCCGCGCGACAGGACGCAGATTAATAGTTTCTCGATCACTTCATCCTGGCCGATGATGACCCGGGCGATCTCCTGGCGCAGTTCGCCATAGAGCTTGCGCATCTCGTCCACCGCCGCGACATCGCGATCGGAAAATACCTGGCCCGCCTCCCCGTTTTTCAGGGATGCATCGGCTACCGTTCTGGCATTGTTTTCACTCATAAAGGCTTTCTAGCTAAAAAGTTGGGTCACACTATCTTGTGGCAGACGGTGTGGCAAGTTGAAAGCTCCCCGTTTTTTGGAAAAATCAAGCGCCAGAACGAGGGCGCATCAATAACTGTTGAAAGGTTTGGCATTCCATACTATCAATGCTCACATGTTAAGCAATTCAACGACCATCACATGGCGGCAGACCGCTGTCGCAATCTTTGTTGCTGTCTCCAGCCTGGCTACGGCCGCCCCGGTGGAGAAGGCGACCACGCTCTTTGACTTCACCACCAAGACCGATGTCTCCGGCATCAGCACCACCGACGCCACCGTCGCCTGGAAAGCGGGCCAGGGCCTGGTCGTCCAAACCGGGCAGAAGAACAGTTGGCCCGGCATCACCCTCAAGGCGCCGAATGGCAAATGGGACCTCTCCGCCTGCCAAGCCGTGTCGGTGGAGCTGAAAAATACCGGCACCGAGAAGGTGACCATCTCCTGCCGCGTAGATAATCAGGGGGCGGATGGCAACAAGAACTGCATCACCACCGGCCTCGCGCTGGAGCCGGGTGCCAGCGGCACCCTGCGCGCCAGCCTGAACAGCACTCCGTGGCGGCTTTCCGAAAACATCAAGATCATCGGCATGCGCGGCGCGCCGGGCCGCAGCGACAAGCTGGACCCTGCCGCCGTGACGCAACTGCTGCTCTTCATCGGCAAGCCCACCGCGAAGCATTCCTTTGAAGTGACGCGCATCAGCGGCACCGGCTCCTTGACCACCCTGGACATCAAGACCTTCTTCCCGTTCATTGATGAGTTCGGTCAATTCAAGCATATTGATTGGCCGGGCAAAACACATTCCCTGGAGGACATGGCCGCCAAACGCCAAGCGGAAGTCAAAGAGTTGGCCGCCCAGCCCGGCCCGAAGGATCGCGATCAATACGGTGGCTGGACCGCCGGGCCAACGCTCAAGGCCACCGGCTTTTTCCGCGTGGAGAAGCACCAGGGCAAATGGTGGCTCGTGGACCCGGAGGGCCGCCTCTTCTGGTCGCACGGCGTGGATTGCGTGCGCCTGGAGGCCAGCACGCCGATCTCGGATCGCGAGAATTATTACCAGAACCTCCCCGCCGAAGGCTCGCCGTTCGCGAAGTTCTATGGCACCGGCAATTTTGCCGCGCACGATTATTATGAGAAAATCCCCAAGTACCGTACCTACGACTTTTCCAAGGCCAACCTGCTGCGCAAGTACGGCGAGACCTATCCCGACCAGTTCGCGGACATGACCCACCGGCGCCTGCGAAGCTGGGGCATGAACACGATCGCCAACTGGTCCGACAGCAAGGTCTATAACCAGCGCCGCACGCCGTACACCGCCACCATTGGTTTCGGCTCCAAATCCATCCAGGGTTCCTCGGGCTATTGGCGCAAGTTCTTCGATGTCTTTGACACCTCCTTCCGCGACAACGCCCGCAAAGCGATGGAGAAGGAAAAAGACACTTCCGCCAACGACCCGTGGTGCATCGGGTATTACGTCCATAACGAGGAAAGCTGGGGCTCGGAAACCTCGCTGGCCAGCGCCGCGCTGTCCTCGCCCCCGGACCAGCCCGCCAAGCTGGTGTTCGTTGAGGATTTGAAAAAGAAATACACCACCATCGCCGCGCTGAACCAGGCGTGGGGAGTTTCCCATGCCTCCTGGGACACCCTGCTGCAAAGCACCAACACCCCGAGCGTCAAGCTGGCGGGCGACGACCTCCGCGCGTTCTACCAGAAGCTCGCCGAGACCTACTTCCAGATCGTGAAGGAGGAAATCAAACGCGCCGCCCCCAACCACCTCTACCTCGGCTGCCGCTTTGCCTGGGTCAACGACATCGCCGCACGCGCCGCGACGAAGCATTGCGACGTCATCAGCTACAACCGGTACGAGTACAGCGTGGAGAAGCATCACCTGCCGGACAGCATTGACCTGCCCATGATCATCGGTGAATTCCATTTCGGCGCGCTCGATCGCGGCATGTTCCACACCGGCCTCAAGCGCACCGAGAACCAGAATGACCGCGCCCTCAAGTACAAGGAATATGTCCAGGGCGCGCTGCGCAACCCGTACTTCGTCGGCACCCACTGGTTCCAGTACAAAGACCAGGCCACCACCGGTCGCAGCGACGGCGAGAATTACCAGATCGGCTTCCTCGACATCTGCGATAACCCGTATCCCGAAACCATCCAGGCCAGCCGCGAAGTCGGCTACGGCATGTACGAGTACCGCCTGAAAAACAACTAAAACTGAATCCATAACAACTCTATGAACACCACCTGCAATCGCCGCCATTTCCTCCGCGCCTCCGGCCTGCTCGCCGCCGCGGGGACCATCCAATTCCTGCCCGGCCACGTGCTGGGCCTCAACGGCGCCACCGCGCCCAACGCGAAACTCAACCTCGCCGGCATCGGCGTCGGCGGTCAGGGCGGCAGCGACATTGCCCAGTTGGCCTCCGAAAACATTGTCGCCCTCTGCGATGTGGACTGGGATCGCGCGGCGGGGACCTTCAAGAAAAACCCCAACGCCAAAAAGTACAAAGACTACCGCAAGCTGCTCGACGAACAGAAAGACATTGACGCCGTGGTCGTCGCCACGCCGGACCACATGCACGCGTTCGCCACCACGGCCGCCTTGCAACTCGGCAAACACGTCTATTGCGAGAAACCCCTCACCCACGACGTCTGGGAAGCCCGGCAAGTCGCCGAGCTGGCCCGCGCCAAGAAAGTCGCCACCCAAATGGGCAACCAGGGCCAGGCCTCCGAAGAAACCCGGCGCCTGTGCGAATTCATCTGGGATGGCGCCATCGGCCCGGCGCGCGAGGCGCACATCTGGACCGATCGCCCCGCCAAGGGCCTCTTCAAGGAATACTGGCCGCAAGGCATTGACAAACCCGCCGACACCCCGCCCCCGCCCGCCAACCTCGATTGGGATCTCTGGATCGGCAGCGCCCCCATGCGCCCCTACAACCCCGCCTATATGCCGTTCAAATGGCGCGGCTGGTGGGATTTCGGCACCGGCGCCCTCGGCGACATCGGCTGCCACGCCATGGACCCCGTTTTCCGCGCCCTGAAACTCAAAGTCCCGCTCAGCGTCCAGGCCTCCTCCAGCCGCGTCAACACCGAGGCCTATCCCGCCGCCTCCATGGTCACCTACGAATACCCGGCCCGGGGCGAATACCCGGCGCTCAAACTCATCTGGTACGATGGCGGCCTGCGTCCCCCGCGCCCGCACGGCTTGCCGGAAGGCGAATTCATGGGCGACAACGGCCGCATGATCATCGGCGACAAAGGCTTCATCCTGGGCAACAAACTCTTCCCCCTCGAACGCCGCGCCGAATACCCCGAACCGGCCAAGACCATCCCGCGCTCCCCCGGCCATCACCTGGAATGGATCAACGCCTGCAAGGGCGGGCCTGCCGCCGGCTCCAACTTCGACTGGGCCGGACCGCTGACCGAAGCCGTGCTGCTGGGCAACGTCGCCCTGCGCGTGCAACTGCGCGAAGACCTCACCCGCGCCAAGCTCCTGTGGAACTCCGAGAAACTCCAATTCACCAACCTCCCCGAAGCCAACGAATTCCTGCGGCGCAAATACCGGGACGGCTGGAGCCTGGGCTAAGCCTGCGAATGGGGAAACTTTTGCAGAAATATTGCTGGGCAGAAAAATTATGGCCAGAAGATGGAAGCTGGGAGCCACGGCTTTTTCCCATTGACCGGAGGGGCCTTTTTATGGATGGTCGGTGCTATGATAATAAACTGGCTGCAGAAAACGATGAACGAGCAGGGCGTTCAGGAATACTGTTATGCATCCATGAAACGCATCCTGTCATTCGGAGCGCTTGTGCTCGTGACCGCGAGTTGCAGCCGGGATAGTTCTCCGGTGGTGCCGAGTCTTTCTGGCCACTCGATCTTCGATACCCTTCTGTCGCGTCCAAGCGTCAGCGAACGAGTAAAGCAGGCCGAGCTCGACTTGCCAGGTGATGTTTACAAATCTGCCGGGGTGGGCACTGCTAGACCCATGCACTGGAATGATTCCCGCCAGACGCGAGAGCTCGACATTGGCCGTGAATTGCTGCGCGAGCTTCAACCTGCATTAAAGCGGATGAGTGTGAGCGATCTAATTTCAGCAATGAAGCTGTATCCCAGATTAACGCCCACTTGTCCAAGCGGGGTCGCCTATGTGCTCTATGGCGAAGGAAACAAGATGATTATTGATGAGATTGAGTCACGGCCTGTCCAGCAGTTGGCACCATTGAATTCATTGGCGAAAGATCAAAAGTACGAGGTATTCCTGAACGGGACCTATTCCGAAGACCTTGGCATCCTGTGCCAAATGATTTTGAAAAAAAAGGAGTTGTGGTGCCCGATATCTAACCCCTGCGTGCAGGCGACGCCGGATTGCGCTCTGCGCTCCGCTGTGCGGCTTTCGCCTTGTGGCTGAGTGCAGTTAAATTCTAACGATCATGATTACATATCCGGACGGAAGGATGGTGTGCATTGGCGACAAGGTTCTCATGAACCGAGGCCGCGAGTCTGGAACTATCCATGCTATTATCGACTCAACAGAGGCGATGGCAGCATGGGGCCACGAGGAGACGGGCTTGGTCATTGACGTTGCCACGAGTGGCTTGAACTTCTGGCCCGAGTGGTCTTTGAGGAGTTTTAACGACGAGATTCGATTTATTTCCAGCCCCATGGCCGGACCAGATGTTTCAGCAGCCGACAACGCATGAGCAGGAATGCCAAGGCCTTTTTCCGATTGACCGGTCGGGCGTTCCGGTGGAATGTCAGCGCCATGATAACCAACTGGCCAACGGCAACCATGAACGGGAAGGGCGTTCAAGAAGACTGGTCACCTACAAAATGAAGCGCGCCATTATCGTGGTTTTTATGCTGGGTCTTTCCGGCCTGTTTCTACTGGGCTGGGGCATGTTTGGAGATCATGCCTCGTTCCAGACCGGGCTTGACCAGTACGAGGGCTTACCTCCCAAAGCCTCGGACATCACGGTTTACCAGAACAAGAATATCAGCGGTATTTTCGTCGCAGATTTCAAGATCACTGAGCCTGATTTTCGTTCCTTCGCCGCTGAGAAGCATTGGCCTGTTCAGCCAATATCTGGTTCAACATTTGTCTTTCAAGCTAGGGCTTTCCATGAAGATCGGGCGAATGACAAGAAAGTAATCACTGATGGACTTGTTTATTCGCAGAGAGCCGCAAACGGCGGTGGTGTGACTGTAACCTACGATCGCAAGGATAGTCGTGCATACATTGACAGTAGTTCCCGATAATACGGCGAACAAAGCGGCTGCACCAAATGCCGCGATAGCGCTCTAGTTTCATTCGGCAGACCTCTTGCTCGGCGCACCCATTGCCGCAACCACCTTCGGGGTTGGCCGGGCACGGGAGACGGGGGACTCAAGGTGGAATTGGCCCCATTGCCCCTGCCAATTCGACCCTGTATAGCTGCTCCGGACTTATTCACCGGCTGGGCGGGAAACGTCCAGAGCATTCCCCAGCCCGGACGGTGAATAAGTCCGTCCGCGAAACCGATTTTATTATGCTAACTTTATTCCGGCTCCGGTACGAACATTCGACCCTGCGCGCCCGACGCGCTCAGCCCAAAGTCTCGACCGGAGCCGGAACTCGGACACGGATACGCATCCTCAGGTGCCGACGCCCGACGTCTAGCACTATACGATCTGCGACCCGTGACCAAACTCAGAAAGGCATCGTATGAACGACCTAAATATAGCTCACCTCTCCCAAGCGGAAAACCCCGAATTCGTGGCTTTCATCGGCCTCGATTGGGGTGACGAAAAACATGAGCTGGCCTTGGTGGCTGGCCAACAGCCCATGGAGTGCCGCACCCTCAGCAATACTCCGGAAACGCTGCATGCCTGGTTGGAAGAACTGGGCCAGCGGTTCCAAGGACAGCCGGTGGCGCTGGCCGTGGAAACCAGTCGTGGTCCACTGATCCATGTGTTCTGTGCCTATCCCTGGCTGACGATCTATCCCATTCACCCGGCTACCAGCGCCAAGTATCGGGCTGCATTCAAGCCCTCGGGTGCCAAAGATGACCGTCCGGATGCGATCATCCAATTGGAACTGCTGCGCCTCCATCGCGCCAAACTGCGCCCGCTCCAACCCCAGGAGGAAGCCACCCGTCAACTGGCGGGCATGGTGGAGTTACGCCGCGACGCGGTCGATCGGCGCACCCAAGTCCTCAACCAACTGACCAGCCTGTTGAAATCGTATTATCCCCAGGCCCTGTGCTTGATCGGACCGGAGTTGTCCACCAAACTAGCCCTGGATTTTCTGGACCGTTGGCCCGATCCCTTGGCGCTTAAAATAGCCCGCCCCAGCACGCTGAAAAGTTTCTATTACCAGCATGCGGTGCGTTCGGAAGCGTTGGTCGATGAACGACTGGCGGTCCATAAAAATCTGCGGCCACTGACGACGGAACTGGCCACCCTGGAGCCGGCGCGGATGCAGTTGGCGCTGTTGGTGGCCCAACTGCGGGTGTTTCAAAAACATATTGCGGGCATGGAAAAGCAAATTGACGCCCGGTTCAGTCAGCATCCCGAAGCCGAGCTGTTCCGGCATCTGCCGGGGGCTGGCCCCGCGCTCCGGCCGCGGTTGTTGGTGGCGTTTGGGGAGGACCGCACGCTGTATCCAGATCCCGCGGCGTTGCAAAAATATGTGGGGGTCGCGCCCGTCGTGGAAAAGAGCGGTAAACAGTGTTGGATTCACTGGCGCTGGCGGGCCCCCCGTTTTCTGCGCCAAACGTTCATCGAGTGGGCGGTTCACACCGTGGCGAATTCGGCGTGGGCCAAAGCTTATTATGACCACATGCTGGCCCACGGCAAACGCCGCCAAGTCATCTTGCGTGCGCTCGCCTTCAAATGGATTCGCATTCTCTGGAAATGCTGGCAGACCCGCACGCCCTATGATGAAGCACGTTACCTGGCGGCTTTAGCTCGACGCAAGAGCCCTTACGCGGTAAACAAATAATGGTGACTTTTATGCAAATTCCCTTGCGCAGCCAGGCTCAGGTGTTGGGCTGGA
The nucleotide sequence above comes from Verrucomicrobiota bacterium. Encoded proteins:
- a CDS encoding MoxR family ATPase, whose product is MRKLYGELRQEIARVIIGQDEVIEKLLICVLSRGHGLLMGVPGLAKTLMVHSLANVMSLDFSRIQFTPDLMPSDITGTDILQETDQPGRRAFEFVKGPVFANIVLADEINRTPPKTQSALLEAMQEFKVTAVGKNFPLPLPFFVLATQNPIEQEGTYPLPEAQLDRFMFFINVKYPSIEEERRIARETTSAPPAKLRKLIDGAKVMEYQELVQRVPVPDHVYDFVVDLVRMSRPKGEKTPDWITRWVTWGAGPRAVQYLIKGAKAHAVLNGSYLVRLEDVEAVAQPVLMHRILTNFQAQSEGVTSEEIITRLWAECAQGGKK
- a CDS encoding beta-galactosidase — encoded protein: MLSNSTTITWRQTAVAIFVAVSSLATAAPVEKATTLFDFTTKTDVSGISTTDATVAWKAGQGLVVQTGQKNSWPGITLKAPNGKWDLSACQAVSVELKNTGTEKVTISCRVDNQGADGNKNCITTGLALEPGASGTLRASLNSTPWRLSENIKIIGMRGAPGRSDKLDPAAVTQLLLFIGKPTAKHSFEVTRISGTGSLTTLDIKTFFPFIDEFGQFKHIDWPGKTHSLEDMAAKRQAEVKELAAQPGPKDRDQYGGWTAGPTLKATGFFRVEKHQGKWWLVDPEGRLFWSHGVDCVRLEASTPISDRENYYQNLPAEGSPFAKFYGTGNFAAHDYYEKIPKYRTYDFSKANLLRKYGETYPDQFADMTHRRLRSWGMNTIANWSDSKVYNQRRTPYTATIGFGSKSIQGSSGYWRKFFDVFDTSFRDNARKAMEKEKDTSANDPWCIGYYVHNEESWGSETSLASAALSSPPDQPAKLVFVEDLKKKYTTIAALNQAWGVSHASWDTLLQSTNTPSVKLAGDDLRAFYQKLAETYFQIVKEEIKRAAPNHLYLGCRFAWVNDIAARAATKHCDVISYNRYEYSVEKHHLPDSIDLPMIIGEFHFGALDRGMFHTGLKRTENQNDRALKYKEYVQGALRNPYFVGTHWFQYKDQATTGRSDGENYQIGFLDICDNPYPETIQASREVGYGMYEYRLKNN
- a CDS encoding Gfo/Idh/MocA family oxidoreductase; its protein translation is MNTTCNRRHFLRASGLLAAAGTIQFLPGHVLGLNGATAPNAKLNLAGIGVGGQGGSDIAQLASENIVALCDVDWDRAAGTFKKNPNAKKYKDYRKLLDEQKDIDAVVVATPDHMHAFATTAALQLGKHVYCEKPLTHDVWEARQVAELARAKKVATQMGNQGQASEETRRLCEFIWDGAIGPAREAHIWTDRPAKGLFKEYWPQGIDKPADTPPPPANLDWDLWIGSAPMRPYNPAYMPFKWRGWWDFGTGALGDIGCHAMDPVFRALKLKVPLSVQASSSRVNTEAYPAASMVTYEYPARGEYPALKLIWYDGGLRPPRPHGLPEGEFMGDNGRMIIGDKGFILGNKLFPLERRAEYPEPAKTIPRSPGHHLEWINACKGGPAAGSNFDWAGPLTEAVLLGNVALRVQLREDLTRAKLLWNSEKLQFTNLPEANEFLRRKYRDGWSLG
- a CDS encoding IS110 family transposase, whose product is MNDLNIAHLSQAENPEFVAFIGLDWGDEKHELALVAGQQPMECRTLSNTPETLHAWLEELGQRFQGQPVALAVETSRGPLIHVFCAYPWLTIYPIHPATSAKYRAAFKPSGAKDDRPDAIIQLELLRLHRAKLRPLQPQEEATRQLAGMVELRRDAVDRRTQVLNQLTSLLKSYYPQALCLIGPELSTKLALDFLDRWPDPLALKIARPSTLKSFYYQHAVRSEALVDERLAVHKNLRPLTTELATLEPARMQLALLVAQLRVFQKHIAGMEKQIDARFSQHPEAELFRHLPGAGPALRPRLLVAFGEDRTLYPDPAALQKYVGVAPVVEKSGKQCWIHWRWRAPRFLRQTFIEWAVHTVANSAWAKAYYDHMLAHGKRRQVILRALAFKWIRILWKCWQTRTPYDEARYLAALARRKSPYAVNK